The following coding sequences lie in one Variovorax terrae genomic window:
- a CDS encoding M20 family metallopeptidase — MTDYQQLDAWIDAHFDEEVRFLQELIRVPTDTPPGNNAPHAERTAELLQGFGFEAEKFPVPAEEVRAYGLESITNLIVRRRYGEGRTIALNAHGDVVPPGEGWTHDPYGGEIEDGKLYGRAAAVSKSDFASFTFAVRALESLGAPLKGAVELHFTYDEEFGGEMGPGWLLRNGLTRPDLMIAAGFSYEVVTAHNGCLQMEVTVHGKMAHAAIPDTGVDALQGAVQILNALYAQNTLYQQVTSGVAGIKHPYLNVGRIEGGTNTNVVPGKVMFKLDRRMIPEENPVEVEATIRKVIADAAAQRPGITVDIKRLLLANSMKPLAGNRPLVEALQKHGGELFGQPIPAMGTPLYTDVRLYGEAGIPGVIYGAGPRTVLESHAKRADERLDLDDLRRATKVVARTLRDLLA, encoded by the coding sequence CCGACTACCAACAACTTGACGCCTGGATCGACGCCCACTTCGACGAGGAGGTGCGCTTCCTGCAGGAGCTGATCCGCGTGCCGACCGACACGCCGCCCGGCAACAACGCGCCGCACGCCGAGCGCACGGCCGAGCTGCTCCAGGGCTTCGGCTTCGAGGCCGAAAAATTCCCGGTGCCCGCCGAAGAGGTCCGGGCCTACGGCCTCGAATCGATCACCAACCTGATCGTGCGCCGCCGCTATGGCGAGGGCCGCACCATCGCGCTGAACGCGCATGGCGACGTCGTGCCTCCGGGCGAAGGCTGGACGCACGACCCCTATGGCGGCGAGATCGAGGACGGCAAGCTCTACGGCCGCGCCGCGGCTGTCAGTAAATCCGATTTCGCGAGCTTCACCTTCGCCGTGCGCGCGCTCGAATCGCTGGGCGCCCCCTTGAAGGGCGCGGTGGAGCTGCACTTCACCTACGACGAGGAATTCGGCGGCGAGATGGGCCCGGGCTGGCTGCTCAGGAACGGCCTGACCCGGCCTGACCTGATGATCGCGGCCGGTTTCTCCTACGAAGTGGTGACGGCCCACAACGGCTGCCTGCAGATGGAAGTGACGGTGCACGGCAAGATGGCGCATGCCGCCATCCCCGACACCGGCGTGGATGCGCTGCAGGGCGCGGTGCAGATCCTGAACGCGCTCTACGCGCAGAACACGCTGTACCAGCAGGTCACCTCCGGCGTCGCAGGCATCAAGCACCCCTACCTGAACGTCGGCCGCATCGAAGGCGGCACCAACACCAACGTGGTGCCCGGCAAGGTGATGTTCAAGCTCGACCGCCGCATGATCCCCGAGGAAAACCCGGTGGAGGTCGAGGCCACGATCCGCAAGGTGATCGCCGACGCGGCGGCGCAGCGCCCCGGCATCACGGTGGACATCAAGCGGCTGCTGCTGGCCAACTCGATGAAGCCGCTGGCCGGCAACCGGCCGCTGGTCGAGGCCCTCCAGAAGCATGGCGGCGAGCTGTTCGGCCAGCCGATCCCGGCCATGGGCACGCCGCTGTACACCGACGTGCGGCTCTATGGCGAGGCCGGCATTCCCGGCGTGATCTACGGTGCCGGCCCGCGCACGGTGCTGGAATCGCACGCCAAGCGCGCCGACGAGCGGCTCGACCTGGACGACCTGCGCCGCGCCACCAAGGTGGTGGCCCGCACCCTGCGCGACCTGCTGGCCTGA
- a CDS encoding nucleobase:cation symporter-2 family protein translates to MTSSVHPVDERLPAGKLTALGLQHVLVMYAGAVAVPLIVGRALKLSPDQVAMLISADLFCCGLVTLIQALGATQWFGIKLPVMMGVTFASVAPMVTMANANPGTAGAQLIFGSIIGAGIISLLIAPAVSRMLRFFPPVVTGTIIAVIGISLMRIGINWIFGNPVGPTAPNIVDPAYLKWLADVTSPGSALPPLPKGLALMPTVPNPKYADLTGLGIAALVLASILLIAKYAKGFMANISVLLGIVVGAVAAAAMGLMTFEKVGKAAWVDIVLPFQFGLPVFDPVLILTMTLIMIVVMIESTGMFLALGEMTGRKVEQADLARGLRTDGLGTLIGGIFNTFPYTSFSQNVGLVAVTGVRSRFVCVAGGAILIVLGLLPKMAALVESLPTVVLGGAGLVMFGMVAATGIRILAAVDFKTNRYNPLIVAISIGVGMIPLIAPNFKQWMPHAIHPVIESGILLASICAVLLNLFFNGAREDAAATIEAARQAEAH, encoded by the coding sequence ATGACCTCTTCCGTCCATCCCGTTGACGAGCGGCTGCCCGCCGGCAAGCTCACGGCGCTCGGCCTGCAGCATGTGCTGGTGATGTACGCCGGCGCCGTGGCGGTGCCGCTGATCGTGGGCCGGGCGCTCAAGCTGAGCCCCGACCAGGTGGCCATGCTGATCTCGGCCGATCTGTTCTGCTGCGGCCTGGTGACGCTGATCCAGGCGCTGGGCGCCACGCAATGGTTCGGCATCAAGCTGCCGGTCATGATGGGGGTGACCTTCGCCTCCGTCGCGCCGATGGTGACCATGGCCAACGCCAATCCCGGCACGGCGGGCGCCCAGCTGATCTTCGGCTCGATCATCGGCGCGGGCATCATCTCGCTGCTGATCGCCCCGGCCGTGAGCCGCATGCTGCGCTTCTTCCCGCCGGTGGTCACGGGCACCATCATCGCGGTGATCGGCATCAGCCTGATGCGCATCGGCATCAACTGGATCTTCGGCAACCCGGTGGGACCGACCGCGCCCAACATCGTCGACCCGGCCTACCTGAAGTGGCTGGCCGACGTGACCTCGCCCGGCTCGGCCCTGCCGCCCCTGCCCAAGGGCCTGGCCCTGATGCCCACCGTGCCCAACCCCAAGTACGCGGACCTCACCGGCCTGGGCATCGCGGCGCTGGTGCTGGCGTCCATCCTGCTGATCGCCAAGTACGCCAAGGGCTTCATGGCCAACATCTCGGTGCTGCTGGGCATCGTGGTCGGCGCCGTCGCGGCGGCGGCCATGGGGCTGATGACGTTCGAGAAGGTCGGCAAGGCCGCCTGGGTGGACATCGTGCTGCCGTTCCAGTTCGGCCTGCCGGTGTTCGACCCGGTGCTGATCCTCACCATGACGCTGATCATGATCGTGGTCATGATCGAGTCCACCGGCATGTTCCTCGCGCTCGGCGAGATGACGGGCCGCAAGGTGGAGCAGGCCGACCTCGCGCGCGGCCTGCGCACCGACGGCCTGGGCACGCTGATCGGCGGCATCTTCAACACCTTCCCCTACACCAGCTTCTCGCAGAACGTCGGGCTGGTGGCCGTCACCGGCGTGCGCAGCCGCTTCGTCTGCGTGGCCGGCGGCGCCATCCTGATCGTGCTGGGCCTGCTGCCCAAGATGGCGGCGCTGGTCGAATCGCTGCCCACGGTGGTGCTGGGCGGCGCGGGCCTCGTGATGTTCGGCATGGTGGCCGCCACCGGCATCCGCATCCTGGCCGCGGTGGATTTCAAGACCAACCGCTACAACCCGCTGATCGTCGCCATCTCGATCGGCGTCGGCATGATTCCGCTGATCGCGCCCAACTTCAAGCAGTGGATGCCGCACGCGATCCACCCGGTGATCGAATCGGGCATCCTGCTGGCCTCGATCTGCGCCGTGCTGCTGAACTTGTTCTTCAACGGCGCCCGCGAAGACGCCGCGGCCACCATCGAGGCCGCCCGCCAGGCCGAGGCGCACTGA
- a CDS encoding ABC transporter substrate-binding protein: MRHGIASLALLALAAGAAAQDSDDLVIGASLPLSGPNAAAGQEGLAVMKAYFDAVNKAGGIHGRRIALRALDDGFNPKTAADNARQLADDKVLAVFNCWGTASCSAMVPVITEHRLPLVAGIAGGGPMRAAPGRYAFNVRPTTDDEIARMVRQMSTVGQTRIAVVYQDDPFGKSGLASAQGVLAKAALPPAAEIALAPDGGNAAAVVAALKKSDANGIILVGSPVPSVKLITLARQGGIATQFYNLAAQANRKVAADLGEHTNGVIFTTLVPSPWRDALPVVKEYQQAYSAGSGKSDYSYLGLEVFINAKVLVEGLRKAGRSPSRESLVAALESMDEKNYGGLMSVKYGPGDREGSSYVGLTIINRQGRFVE; the protein is encoded by the coding sequence ATGCGGCACGGCATCGCGTCCCTGGCCCTGCTGGCACTGGCCGCCGGCGCGGCGGCCCAGGACAGCGACGACCTCGTGATCGGCGCCAGCCTGCCGCTGTCGGGCCCGAACGCCGCCGCCGGGCAGGAAGGGCTGGCCGTGATGAAGGCGTATTTCGACGCCGTCAACAAGGCCGGCGGCATCCACGGGCGGCGCATTGCGCTGCGCGCGCTTGATGACGGCTTCAACCCGAAGACCGCCGCCGACAACGCGCGCCAGCTTGCCGACGACAAGGTGCTGGCCGTGTTCAACTGCTGGGGCACCGCGAGCTGCAGCGCCATGGTGCCGGTGATCACGGAACACCGGCTGCCCCTGGTGGCCGGCATCGCCGGCGGCGGCCCGATGCGCGCGGCGCCGGGCCGCTACGCCTTCAACGTGCGCCCCACCACCGACGACGAGATCGCCCGCATGGTGCGGCAGATGAGCACGGTCGGCCAGACCCGCATCGCCGTGGTCTACCAGGACGACCCTTTCGGCAAGAGCGGCCTGGCCTCGGCCCAGGGCGTGCTGGCCAAGGCCGCACTGCCGCCCGCCGCCGAGATCGCGCTCGCGCCGGACGGCGGCAACGCGGCCGCGGTGGTCGCGGCGCTGAAGAAATCCGACGCCAACGGCATCATCCTGGTGGGCTCGCCGGTGCCCAGCGTGAAGCTCATCACGCTGGCGCGCCAGGGCGGCATCGCGACCCAGTTCTACAACCTGGCGGCGCAAGCCAACCGCAAGGTGGCTGCCGACCTCGGTGAACACACCAACGGGGTGATCTTCACCACGCTGGTGCCCAGCCCCTGGCGCGACGCCCTGCCGGTGGTCAAGGAATACCAGCAGGCCTACAGCGCCGGCAGCGGCAAGAGCGACTACTCCTACCTCGGGCTCGAGGTCTTCATCAACGCCAAGGTGCTGGTCGAGGGCCTGCGCAAGGCGGGGCGCAGCCCCAGCCGCGAAAGCCTGGTGGCGGCGCTCGAATCGATGGACGAGAAGAACTACGGCGGCCTGATGTCGGTCAAGTACGGGCCGGGCGACCGGGAGGGCTCGTCCTACGTCGGCCTGACCATCATCAACCGGCAGGGGCGGTTCGTCGAGTGA
- a CDS encoding LysR family transcriptional regulator, whose translation MDRLQAMEMFVRVVETGSFSKAAREFNTTQPTVTKHVAAAEARLKVRLLNRNTRGVSLTEPGALYYEKCKSIVREVEEADSVVRRRQSQAQGLLRIGTSVAFGRRVVVPLALEFMARHPQVQVDLSFEDRYVDLVAQGIDVAVRMGKLADSTLGARFLGMNPWVLVAAPGYLREAGTPRRPAELSGHNALIYSSVQGDDIWRLFTHKGEPVTVPVTGRLRSNNLSAVLAAAREGLGIAALPRYVAQASLDSGQVLEVLKDHNLPEQEIHAVFPSPKLVPGKVQAFIAFLQGRFGERWWETLAKA comes from the coding sequence ATGGACCGATTGCAGGCGATGGAGATGTTCGTGCGCGTGGTGGAGACCGGCAGCTTTTCCAAGGCGGCGCGCGAGTTCAACACCACCCAGCCCACGGTGACCAAGCATGTGGCCGCAGCCGAGGCGCGCCTGAAGGTGCGGCTGCTCAACCGCAACACGCGCGGCGTGAGCCTGACCGAGCCGGGCGCGCTGTACTACGAGAAGTGCAAGTCCATCGTGCGCGAAGTGGAGGAGGCCGACAGCGTGGTGCGGCGGCGCCAGTCGCAGGCCCAGGGCCTGCTGCGCATCGGCACCTCGGTGGCGTTCGGCCGCCGCGTGGTGGTGCCGCTGGCGCTGGAGTTCATGGCCCGGCACCCGCAGGTGCAGGTGGACCTGAGCTTCGAGGACCGCTATGTGGACCTCGTGGCGCAGGGCATCGACGTGGCCGTGCGCATGGGCAAGCTGGCCGACTCCACGCTGGGCGCGCGCTTTCTCGGCATGAACCCTTGGGTGCTGGTGGCCGCGCCCGGCTATCTGCGCGAGGCGGGCACGCCGCGGCGGCCGGCCGAGTTGAGCGGCCACAACGCCCTGATCTACAGCAGCGTTCAGGGCGACGACATCTGGCGCCTGTTCACGCACAAGGGCGAACCGGTCACCGTGCCGGTGACGGGCCGGCTGCGCTCGAACAACCTGTCGGCCGTGCTGGCCGCGGCCCGCGAGGGCCTGGGCATTGCGGCCCTGCCGCGCTATGTGGCGCAGGCCTCGCTGGACTCGGGCCAGGTGCTGGAGGTGCTGAAGGACCACAACCTGCCCGAGCAGGAGATCCACGCCGTGTTTCCCTCGCCCAAGCTCGTGCCGGGCAAGGTGCAGGCCTTCATCGCGTTCCTGCAGGGGCGCTTTGGCGAACGCTGGTGGGAAACGCTCGCCAAGGCCTAA
- the gcl gene encoding glyoxylate carboligase yields the protein MTRMTAIQAAVWVMEKEGITQAFGVPGAAINPLYAALRKQGSIGHILARHVEGASHMAEGYTRAAAGNIGVCIGTSGPAGTDMITGLYSAWADSIPILCITGQAPRARLYKEDFQAVDIESISKPVTKWSVTVREPAQVPRVFQQAFHLMRSGRPGPVLIDLPFDVQMAEIEFDPDTYAPLPAYKPAATRAQIDKALDLLEAAERPLIVAGGGIINADASDLLVEFAELTGVPVIPTLMGWGTLPDDHPLMAGMCGLQTSHRYGNATMLASDFVLGIGNRWANRHTGSVDVYTKGRTFVHVDIEPTQIGRVFAPDYGIVSDAKAALELFVQAARERRAAGLLKDRAAWAADCQARKGTLLRKTNFEQVPMKPQRVYQCMNNAFGRDTCYVSTIGLSQIAAAQFLHVYHPRHWINCGQAGPLGWTVPAALGVRAADPTREIVALSGDYDFQFMIEELAVGAQFKLPYIHMVVNNAYLGLIRQAQRGFEMDYCVQLAFDNINTPDEEQAIRGYGVDHLKVVEGLGCKALRVHRPDELAPAITQARAWMKEFQVPVVIEVILERVTNIAMGTEIDNINEFEPLAESRADAPTALVAALLD from the coding sequence ATGACGAGAATGACCGCAATCCAGGCCGCCGTCTGGGTGATGGAAAAGGAAGGCATCACGCAGGCCTTCGGCGTGCCCGGCGCCGCCATCAACCCGCTGTACGCCGCGCTGCGCAAGCAGGGCAGCATCGGCCACATCCTGGCGCGCCACGTGGAGGGCGCCTCGCACATGGCCGAGGGCTACACCCGCGCCGCCGCCGGCAACATCGGCGTGTGCATCGGCACCTCGGGGCCGGCCGGCACCGACATGATCACCGGCCTCTATTCGGCCTGGGCCGATTCCATCCCCATCCTCTGCATCACCGGCCAGGCGCCGCGCGCGCGCCTGTACAAGGAGGACTTCCAGGCAGTGGACATCGAGTCGATCTCCAAGCCCGTCACCAAATGGTCGGTCACGGTGCGCGAGCCGGCCCAGGTGCCGCGCGTGTTCCAGCAGGCCTTCCACCTGATGCGCTCGGGCCGCCCCGGCCCGGTGCTGATCGACCTGCCGTTCGACGTGCAGATGGCCGAGATCGAGTTCGACCCCGACACCTACGCACCGCTGCCGGCCTACAAGCCCGCGGCCACGCGCGCCCAGATCGACAAGGCGCTGGACCTGCTGGAGGCCGCCGAGCGCCCGCTGATCGTGGCCGGCGGCGGCATCATCAACGCCGATGCCTCGGACCTGCTGGTGGAATTCGCCGAACTCACCGGCGTGCCGGTGATCCCCACGCTGATGGGCTGGGGCACCCTGCCCGACGACCACCCGCTGATGGCCGGCATGTGCGGCCTGCAGACCAGCCACCGCTACGGCAACGCCACGATGCTGGCCAGCGACTTCGTGCTCGGCATCGGCAACCGCTGGGCCAACCGGCACACCGGCTCGGTCGACGTCTACACCAAGGGCCGCACCTTCGTGCACGTGGACATCGAGCCCACGCAGATCGGCCGCGTGTTCGCGCCCGACTACGGCATCGTGTCGGACGCGAAGGCCGCGCTCGAACTGTTCGTGCAGGCCGCGCGCGAGCGCCGCGCCGCGGGCCTGCTCAAGGACCGCGCGGCCTGGGCCGCCGACTGCCAGGCGCGCAAGGGCACGCTGTTGCGCAAGACCAACTTCGAGCAGGTGCCGATGAAACCGCAGCGCGTCTACCAGTGCATGAACAACGCCTTCGGCCGCGACACCTGCTACGTGAGCACCATCGGCCTGTCGCAGATCGCCGCCGCGCAGTTCCTGCATGTCTACCACCCGCGCCACTGGATCAACTGCGGCCAGGCCGGCCCGCTGGGCTGGACCGTGCCGGCCGCCCTGGGCGTGCGCGCGGCCGACCCAACGCGCGAGATCGTGGCGCTGTCGGGCGACTACGACTTCCAGTTCATGATCGAGGAGCTGGCCGTGGGCGCACAGTTCAAGCTGCCCTACATCCACATGGTGGTGAACAACGCCTACCTCGGCCTGATCCGCCAGGCGCAGCGCGGCTTCGAGATGGACTACTGCGTGCAGCTCGCCTTCGACAACATCAACACGCCCGACGAGGAGCAGGCGATCAGGGGCTACGGCGTGGACCACCTCAAGGTGGTCGAGGGCCTGGGCTGCAAGGCGCTGCGCGTGCACCGGCCCGACGAGCTGGCGCCCGCCATCACCCAGGCCCGCGCCTGGATGAAGGAGTTCCAGGTGCCGGTGGTGATCGAGGTGATCCTGGAGCGCGTGACCAACATCGCCATGGGCACCGAGATCGACAACATCAACGAGTTCGAGCCGCTGGCCGAAAGCCGCGCCGACGCGCCCACCGCCCTCGTGGCCGCCCTGCTCGACTAG
- the hyi gene encoding hydroxypyruvate isomerase gives MPRFAANLSMLFTEVPFMDRFAEARSAGFEAVEYLFPYAHSPEELASALRRNSLKQVLHNLPAGDWEAGERGIACHPHRVDEFREGVGRAIAYAHALDCPQLNCLAGKVPTGVSGEQARATLVANLRFAAAELGAASIRLLVEPINSYDIPGFFLTRTAQALEILDEVGSDNLFLQYDIYHAQRMEGELGSTIQNHLPRIGHIQLADNPGRHEPGTGEINYAWLLRHIDALGYRGWIGCEYKPAGNTHHGLGWMDRLTH, from the coding sequence ATGCCCCGTTTCGCCGCCAACCTCAGCATGCTCTTCACCGAGGTGCCGTTCATGGACCGCTTTGCCGAAGCCCGCAGCGCCGGCTTCGAGGCCGTGGAATACCTGTTCCCCTATGCCCACAGCCCGGAGGAGCTGGCCTCGGCGCTGCGCCGCAACAGCCTCAAGCAGGTGCTGCACAACCTGCCGGCCGGCGACTGGGAGGCCGGCGAGCGCGGCATCGCCTGCCACCCCCACCGCGTGGACGAGTTCCGCGAAGGCGTGGGCCGGGCCATCGCCTATGCCCACGCGCTCGACTGCCCGCAGCTCAACTGCCTGGCCGGCAAGGTGCCAACGGGCGTGAGCGGCGAGCAGGCGCGCGCCACGCTGGTGGCCAACCTGAGATTCGCCGCCGCCGAGCTCGGGGCCGCCAGCATCCGCCTGCTGGTGGAGCCCATCAACAGCTACGACATCCCCGGCTTCTTCCTCACGCGCACCGCGCAGGCGCTGGAGATCCTGGACGAGGTCGGCTCGGACAACCTGTTCCTGCAGTACGACATCTACCACGCCCAGCGCATGGAAGGCGAGCTCGGCAGCACGATTCAGAACCACCTGCCGCGCATCGGCCACATCCAGCTCGCGGACAACCCCGGGCGCCACGAGCCCGGCACCGGCGAGATCAACTACGCCTGGCTGCTGCGCCACATCGACGCCCTGGGCTACCGGGGCTGGATCGGCTGCGAATACAAACCCGCCGGCAACACCCACCACGGCCTCGGCTGGATGGACCGGCTCACCCACTGA
- the glxR gene encoding 2-hydroxy-3-oxopropionate reductase, whose amino-acid sequence MTKSGLKLGFIGLGIMGAPMAAHLLKAGHVLFVHTHGKVPQALADGGATLCTTAQGVAERADVVFIMVPDTPDVQAVLFDEQGVAAGLKGSQGKTVVDMSSIDPIATKDFAARINKLGADYLDAPVSGGEVGAKAASLTIMVGGEPAVFERIRPLFELMGKNITLVGGNGDGQTCKVANQIIVALNIAAVGEALVFASKAGADPARIRQALMGGFAASRILEVHGERMVKRSFEPGFRIALHQKDLNLALQGARALGVALPQTAGAAQLMQSCAALGHAQADHSALVRALEAMAQHPVMPDAPRA is encoded by the coding sequence ATGACCAAATCAGGACTCAAGCTCGGCTTCATCGGCCTGGGCATCATGGGCGCACCGATGGCGGCACATCTGCTCAAGGCGGGCCACGTGCTGTTCGTCCACACCCACGGCAAGGTGCCGCAGGCGCTGGCCGACGGCGGCGCCACGCTCTGCACCACCGCGCAGGGCGTGGCCGAGCGCGCCGACGTGGTCTTCATCATGGTGCCCGACACGCCCGACGTTCAGGCCGTGCTGTTCGACGAACAGGGCGTGGCCGCCGGCCTCAAGGGCAGCCAGGGCAAGACGGTGGTGGACATGAGCTCGATCGACCCGATCGCCACCAAGGACTTCGCCGCGCGCATCAACAAGCTCGGCGCCGACTACCTCGACGCGCCCGTGTCCGGCGGCGAGGTCGGCGCCAAGGCCGCCAGCCTGACCATCATGGTGGGCGGCGAGCCGGCGGTGTTCGAGCGCATCCGGCCGCTGTTCGAGCTGATGGGCAAGAACATCACCCTGGTCGGCGGCAACGGCGACGGCCAGACCTGCAAGGTGGCCAACCAGATCATCGTGGCGCTCAACATCGCGGCGGTGGGCGAGGCCCTGGTGTTCGCCTCCAAGGCCGGTGCCGACCCGGCGCGCATCCGCCAGGCGCTGATGGGCGGCTTCGCGGCCTCGCGCATCCTCGAAGTGCATGGCGAGCGCATGGTCAAGCGCAGCTTTGAGCCTGGCTTTCGCATCGCCCTGCACCAGAAGGACCTGAACCTCGCCTTGCAGGGCGCGCGCGCCCTCGGTGTGGCACTGCCGCAGACGGCCGGCGCGGCCCAGCTGATGCAGTCGTGCGCGGCCCTGGGCCACGCCCAGGCCGATCACTCGGCCCTGGTGCGTGCGCTGGAGGCGATGGCGCAGCATCCCGTCATGCCGGACGCCCCGCGCGCCTGA
- a CDS encoding 2Fe-2S iron-sulfur cluster-binding protein, with the protein MNHRVQVADTGESFFAQAQEPLLEAAERAGVALAHDCRAGGCGTCRIRLLQGRVAYEDFPMGLTAEEADEGFALACQARACSDLTISAARALPLCSPPSRYRAAVRSVRALGPDVVHLGLAIEAAQALVYRPGQYMNILLPDGSPRSFSMASAPAAQQEVDFHVRRIPGGRFTEGMLAQMRSGDPLEVEVPLGGFAYHAEDYRPLLMVATGTGLAPIKSILESLMDDPDCPPVTLYWGARHAEDLYLHEQIQEWAGRLYDFQYVPVLSRADERWTGRRGYVTEAIAQDFPDLSEHAIYLCGSPRMIVDAKRRFASQNASLAHVYADSFNFQHELAPSL; encoded by the coding sequence ATGAACCACCGCGTGCAGGTCGCCGACACCGGCGAGTCATTTTTCGCGCAGGCGCAGGAGCCGCTGCTGGAAGCGGCCGAGCGGGCCGGTGTCGCGCTGGCGCACGACTGCCGCGCGGGCGGCTGCGGCACCTGCCGCATCCGGCTGCTGCAGGGCCGCGTGGCCTATGAAGACTTTCCCATGGGCCTGACGGCGGAAGAGGCGGACGAGGGCTTTGCCCTGGCCTGCCAGGCCCGGGCCTGCAGCGACCTGACGATCAGCGCCGCGCGCGCCTTGCCGCTGTGCTCGCCGCCGTCGCGGTATCGCGCGGCGGTGCGCAGCGTGCGCGCGCTGGGCCCGGACGTGGTGCACCTGGGGCTGGCGATCGAGGCGGCGCAGGCGCTGGTCTACCGGCCCGGACAGTACATGAATATCCTGCTGCCCGATGGCAGCCCGCGCAGCTTCTCGATGGCGTCGGCGCCGGCGGCGCAGCAGGAGGTGGACTTCCATGTGCGCCGCATCCCCGGCGGCCGTTTCACCGAAGGCATGCTGGCGCAGATGCGCAGCGGCGACCCGCTGGAGGTGGAGGTGCCGCTCGGGGGCTTCGCCTACCACGCGGAGGACTACCGGCCCCTGCTCATGGTGGCCACCGGCACCGGCCTTGCGCCGATCAAGAGCATCCTGGAATCGCTGATGGATGACCCGGACTGCCCGCCGGTCACGCTCTACTGGGGCGCGCGCCATGCCGAAGACCTCTACCTGCACGAACAGATCCAGGAATGGGCCGGGCGCCTCTACGACTTCCAGTACGTGCCCGTGCTGTCCCGCGCCGACGAGCGCTGGACCGGCCGGCGCGGCTACGTGACCGAGGCGATCGCGCAGGACTTTCCCGATCTGTCGGAGCACGCCATCTACCTGTGCGGCTCGCCCCGCATGATCGTCGATGCCAAGCGCCGGTTCGCGTCGCAGAACGCCAGCCTGGCCCATGTGTACGCCGACAGCTTCAACTTCCAGCACGAACTGGCGCCGAGCTTGTAA
- a CDS encoding GlcG/HbpS family heme-binding protein: protein MKTALKLELAEARHMIAAALDKAREIGVLETICIADDGGYPIAMDRMDGARITGPQIAWNKAFTAAGHKRSTHLFTTPPNGPALPGNEAFGIQLSFEGRFAAFVGGFPIVVDGAVIGGIGLSGGNGEQDTKCGLAALAALAALLAPLGHTVLAEADIKK from the coding sequence AAAACCGCCCTCAAGCTCGAACTCGCCGAAGCCCGCCACATGATCGCCGCCGCCCTGGACAAGGCGCGCGAGATCGGCGTGCTGGAAACCATCTGCATCGCCGACGACGGCGGCTACCCGATCGCGATGGACCGCATGGATGGCGCGCGCATCACCGGCCCGCAGATCGCCTGGAACAAGGCCTTCACGGCGGCCGGCCACAAGCGCTCGACGCACTTGTTCACCACACCGCCCAACGGCCCCGCGCTGCCCGGCAACGAGGCCTTCGGCATCCAACTGAGCTTCGAGGGCCGGTTCGCGGCCTTCGTGGGCGGCTTCCCGATCGTGGTGGACGGCGCGGTCATTGGCGGCATCGGCCTGTCCGGCGGCAATGGCGAGCAGGACACGAAGTGCGGCCTGGCCGCGCTGGCCGCGCTGGCCGCGCTGCTCGCGCCGCTGGGGCACACGGTGCTGGCCGAGGCCGACATCAAGAAATAG